In a genomic window of Tamandua tetradactyla isolate mTamTet1 chromosome 17, mTamTet1.pri, whole genome shotgun sequence:
- the LOC143661198 gene encoding developmental pluripotency-associated protein 3-like: MNPTQKLNPASTQQFSLMSIEDGAQKDPAASHPFSSELLIKNLSNLTLNPDKQFLSSPLEDPLQQQDGEKIRGEKRNKFLNHRRTVRTMLSQRKEVIERMAKMKYPYPNRSYLVKRELTSPPYQRMLDRMREAILRYTCFFNLHYGWDSSENARMDIN; this comes from the coding sequence ATGAACCCAACACAGAAGCTTAATCCAGCCTCGACCCAGCAGTTTTCCCTGATGTCTATTGAAGACGGTGCCCAGAAAGACCCGGCAGCCTCTCATCCTTTCTCCTCAGAACTGTTAATAAAGAATCTGAGCAACTTGACTCTCAACCCTGATAAGCAATTCCTTTCCTCCCCACTGGAAGATCCACTCCAACAGCAGGACGGAGAAAAGAtcagaggggaaaagagaaataagtttcTCAACCACAGGCGTACAGTGAGGACAATGTTATCTCAGCGCAAAGAAGTGATTGAGAGAATGGCAAAAATGAAATATCCCTACCCCAACCGGTCTTACCTGGTCAAAAGAGAGTTAACAAGCCCTCCATATCAGAGAATGTTGGATAGAATGAGAGAAGCAATATTACGCTATACCTGTTTTTTTAACCTGCATTATGGCTGGGATTCTTCTGAAAATGCTAGAATGGACATTAATTAA